A section of the Spirochaetota bacterium genome encodes:
- a CDS encoding glycoside hydrolase family 130 protein codes for MPITLIRKENRFYPDPKRVIARFFMPGNKRSETIIQKVLNLTEEQVQATLNQVLRNFSKRHRNITIIFEKYFNRIKYLFHSMNIDPDSLPKERQLLIGSYFTMEYSIESSAFFNPSIVEDPDQGDLEEGQRRVIVSFRATGEGHISSIVFRSGIIDKDNNLQFQPTGKLVDVPEIIKRHVYEKKDFLKKINEMNIHEEIIGHEEIVGIVMDKMKNTFNYSELQAVIDDTIDDTRFNNGIRKVIQEIKWLASSHYEITFSLDTAISERVIFPISYTESHGIEDARFVRFVDDDDTVTYYATYTAYSGHNILPRLLETKDFYHFKISPIHGEQAQNKGMALFPRKINGKYAMISRIDGVCNYIMFSDNINVWEETCKIQDPMYPWEFIQIGNSGSPIETERGWLVITHGVGAMRRYSLGAILLDLDDPTNVIAKLDEPILVPNEEEREGYVPNVVYSCGSIIHNNELIIPYAMADYASTFASIPLDDLLNKLLNHR; via the coding sequence ATGCCTATAACCTTAATAAGAAAAGAGAATCGGTTTTATCCTGATCCCAAAAGAGTAATCGCGCGTTTCTTTATGCCAGGGAATAAAAGGTCTGAGACAATTATTCAAAAAGTATTAAATTTAACGGAGGAACAGGTACAAGCTACACTCAACCAAGTATTAAGAAATTTTTCTAAACGTCATCGTAATATAACAATCATTTTTGAAAAGTACTTCAACAGAATAAAATATTTATTTCATAGCATGAATATTGACCCTGACTCCTTGCCAAAGGAAAGGCAATTACTAATTGGATCATACTTTACAATGGAGTATTCAATTGAATCCTCTGCTTTTTTTAATCCATCAATTGTAGAAGATCCAGATCAGGGTGATTTAGAGGAAGGACAAAGAAGAGTAATAGTAAGTTTTCGCGCCACTGGCGAGGGTCATATCTCATCCATTGTGTTTAGAAGCGGCATCATTGACAAGGACAACAACCTGCAGTTTCAACCAACGGGTAAGCTGGTTGATGTGCCGGAAATAATTAAACGTCATGTCTATGAAAAAAAAGACTTCTTAAAAAAAATTAATGAGATGAATATTCATGAAGAAATTATTGGCCATGAAGAAATTGTTGGCATTGTTATGGATAAAATGAAAAATACATTTAATTACAGTGAACTACAAGCAGTCATTGACGATACCATTGATGACACCAGATTTAATAATGGCATCAGAAAAGTTATTCAAGAGATTAAATGGTTAGCGAGTTCTCATTATGAAATCACCTTTTCACTTGATACCGCAATTTCTGAGAGAGTGATATTCCCGATATCATATACCGAAAGTCATGGTATTGAAGATGCCAGATTTGTCAGGTTTGTGGATGATGATGACACTGTTACCTATTATGCCACTTATACGGCTTATAGCGGACATAACATTCTGCCGCGGTTATTAGAAACAAAAGATTTTTATCATTTTAAAATATCGCCTATTCATGGAGAACAGGCTCAAAATAAGGGGATGGCGCTCTTCCCTCGTAAAATTAATGGCAAATATGCGATGATCTCCCGCATAGATGGCGTGTGCAATTATATTATGTTTTCTGATAATATCAATGTTTGGGAAGAGACCTGTAAAATACAAGATCCAATGTATCCATGGGAATTTATTCAAATTGGAAATTCAGGATCCCCCATTGAAACAGAAAGAGGATGGTTGGTTATTACACATGGTGTGGGTGCAATGAGAAGATATTCTCTTGGGGCAATACTTCTTGATTTGGATGATCCCACCAATGTAATAGCAAAGTTAGATGAACCCATTTTAGTGCCAAACGAGGAGGAGAGGGAGGGTTATGTTCCAAATGTTGTTTATTCCTGTGGATCAATTATTCATAACAATGAACTGATTATTCCATATGCTATGGCAGATTATGCCTCCACCTTTGCCAGCATTCCCCTTGATGATCTATTAAATAAACTATTAAATCATCGATGA
- the trpA gene encoding tryptophan synthase subunit alpha: MSSPKNNKSIMTHIVIGYPTMEDSIELITAMTDAGVDYIELQIPFTDPIADGRTILNANQVALKNNMSVSDCFRFAQEMTSSFEAIDFLFMTYYNIVFNSDVEKFIKRSKRAGLYGLIVPDIPPEEDKDNFYPMCNTYNLHPVPVFSPTTVEERLWRIREIATGFVYCTSRIGITGAGKKPHDNLRDYILNAKKIIDLPIAIGFGIDSVKSANAIAEFADIIVIGSKLINIVDESGSCFGKNVYKFLYKIKKSLS; the protein is encoded by the coding sequence ATGAGTTCTCCTAAAAACAATAAATCGATTATGACGCATATCGTTATCGGCTATCCAACAATGGAGGATAGCATTGAATTGATCACTGCAATGACAGATGCGGGTGTAGACTATATAGAGTTGCAGATTCCCTTCACCGATCCTATTGCAGATGGAAGGACTATTCTTAATGCTAACCAGGTTGCTCTGAAAAATAATATGAGTGTTTCAGATTGTTTCAGATTTGCTCAAGAAATGACCAGCTCCTTTGAGGCTATAGATTTTCTTTTTATGACATACTATAATATTGTTTTTAATTCGGATGTTGAAAAATTTATTAAAAGATCGAAGAGGGCCGGATTATATGGCCTGATAGTTCCTGACATCCCGCCAGAAGAGGATAAAGACAACTTTTATCCAATGTGTAATACGTATAATTTACACCCTGTTCCGGTGTTTTCTCCTACTACAGTCGAAGAGAGGTTATGGAGGATAAGAGAGATCGCTACAGGTTTTGTCTATTGCACATCAAGGATTGGGATTACAGGCGCTGGGAAGAAACCTCATGATAATTTAAGAGACTATATACTCAATGCAAAAAAAATTATTGATCTCCCAATTGCAATTGGATTTGGAATAGACAGCGTTAAATCAGCTAATGCCATTGCAGAGTTTGCTGATATTATTGTGATTGGCAGTAAGCTAATCAACATAGTTGATGAATCGGGAAGCTGTTTTGGAAAGAATGTATACAAATTTTTGTATAAAATAAAAAAATCCCTATCCTAA
- the trpB gene encoding tryptophan synthase subunit beta, whose amino-acid sequence MKKKIQINPFKTRGHFGKFGGRYVPEMLIPALDELEKAYLEAKADRHFKEELRHTLKVYSGRPTPLYFAENLTRHIQGAKIYLKREGLGHTGSHKINNVIGQAILAKRMGKKRIIAETGAGQHGLATATAAAKFGFICEIFMGQTDINRQRPNVFWMEQLGAKVTPVTTGNMTLKDAVNEAIRNWIETLDTTHFLIGSVLSAHPYPVIVRDFQSVIGREVMVQMKQMEGRVPDYLVACVGGGSNSIGLFYPFLNYENVKMIGVEAGGHGINTNKHAARFAKGREGMVEGFRSLFLQNSDGQTLPTHSVAAGLDYHGVGPEHAYLHSVGRVQYEYVTDKKVIQALKLLIKSEGIIPALESSHALAKGIEIAGNLDKNKTIVVNISGRGDKDIFLIAEALKDKEWISFLKSKVDKSEFTLIDDQ is encoded by the coding sequence ATGAAAAAAAAGATTCAGATTAATCCTTTTAAAACAAGAGGACATTTTGGAAAATTTGGTGGGAGATATGTCCCAGAGATGCTTATCCCTGCCTTGGATGAATTGGAAAAGGCCTATTTAGAAGCTAAAGCTGACAGGCATTTTAAAGAAGAATTAAGACATACCCTAAAGGTATACTCTGGCAGACCAACCCCCTTATATTTTGCTGAGAATCTGACACGGCATATTCAGGGGGCCAAGATTTATCTGAAACGGGAGGGATTGGGACATACTGGATCTCATAAAATCAATAATGTAATTGGACAGGCGATTCTTGCTAAGAGGATGGGTAAGAAAAGAATTATCGCTGAGACTGGGGCAGGACAGCATGGACTTGCCACAGCAACTGCTGCTGCTAAATTTGGATTTATATGCGAGATATTCATGGGACAAACCGACATCAACCGTCAGAGGCCTAATGTATTCTGGATGGAACAGCTTGGTGCAAAGGTTACACCCGTGACAACTGGAAATATGACCCTCAAGGATGCTGTAAACGAAGCAATACGAAATTGGATAGAGACTTTGGATACAACGCATTTCCTTATCGGTTCAGTGTTAAGCGCTCATCCATACCCTGTAATAGTTAGAGACTTCCAATCAGTTATAGGCAGGGAGGTAATGGTGCAGATGAAGCAGATGGAGGGCAGAGTGCCAGATTATCTTGTTGCCTGTGTTGGGGGTGGAAGCAATTCCATTGGTCTATTCTATCCATTTCTGAATTATGAAAATGTAAAGATGATTGGTGTTGAGGCGGGTGGTCATGGAATAAATACCAATAAGCATGCTGCAAGATTCGCAAAGGGCAGAGAGGGCATGGTGGAGGGGTTTCGATCATTGTTTCTGCAAAACAGTGATGGGCAGACGCTGCCAACTCATTCTGTTGCAGCAGGCTTGGATTATCACGGAGTGGGTCCTGAACATGCCTATCTCCACTCAGTTGGAAGAGTACAGTATGAATATGTTACTGATAAAAAAGTAATTCAAGCCCTTAAGCTATTAATTAAATCTGAGGGGATAATACCAGCCCTTGAATCTTCTCATGCCTTGGCAAAGGGTATTGAGATAGCAGGAAATTTAGATAAGAATAAGACGATAGTTGTTAATATTTCTGGTAGGGGTGATAAGGACATATTCCTTATTGCGGAGGCCCTGAAGGATAAAGAATGGATATCCTTTTTAAAATCCAAGGTTGATAAATCAGAATTTACCTTGATAGATGACCAATGA
- a CDS encoding helix-hairpin-helix domain-containing protein: MTMIALSFILAKTLFLSFEYKTHPSSLFPYNNAVSESSAFGHLSNPAYLPIWKVTYISAIYEMPYSMEEMNSGDLRIGSAFNNIGLQLGWSRFGIEEYREDILNINLGYRVCRFLYSGIGMSYYSLYINTEELHFREGLTDFRASLLFLPFRWINVSYQQENINSIFNQERKDILYPDKCFGISIHPVLGISFAWNINKLYYNYINTFTLSTNLLSSLSIKAGYSREMSSFAAAIVFLYNLIRFSYGLRHHPYLGLTHSVGITLTSHNLPFNQVNYNKRIYRRSIPKTIKRVNVNNCTIDELRDIPLLTKEIAERIIKYRNIIGPVTRKALFQIGLTAGEVDKLDRYICGLAKKSERKTNEDDSKAIKYKRLQYKKRSHRPYNIETRKMLFQMLLESGISASTALRIAELSREKRREEIILEIENISDLLIEEKDLIIEICNDILY, from the coding sequence ATGACGATGATTGCCCTTTCATTTATCTTGGCAAAAACCCTATTTCTATCATTTGAATATAAAACCCATCCATCCTCTCTCTTCCCATATAACAATGCTGTTTCGGAATCTTCTGCTTTTGGGCATCTCTCCAATCCGGCATATCTGCCCATATGGAAAGTAACTTATATAAGCGCGATATATGAAATGCCCTACTCAATGGAAGAGATGAACTCAGGGGATTTGCGGATAGGATCTGCCTTTAATAACATCGGCCTTCAGCTTGGATGGAGCAGGTTTGGAATTGAGGAATACAGAGAGGATATCCTAAATATTAACCTCGGGTATAGGGTATGCAGGTTTCTTTATTCTGGGATTGGGATGTCCTATTACAGTCTGTATATAAATACCGAGGAACTTCATTTCAGAGAGGGTCTAACCGATTTTAGGGCGTCGCTTCTCTTCCTGCCCTTTAGATGGATAAATGTAAGTTATCAACAAGAAAACATTAACTCCATATTCAATCAGGAAAGGAAAGACATTCTTTATCCTGACAAATGCTTCGGCATCTCCATTCATCCTGTCTTGGGGATTTCGTTTGCCTGGAATATAAATAAACTATATTATAATTATATTAACACCTTTACCCTGTCAACAAACCTGCTCTCCTCTCTAAGTATTAAAGCAGGATATTCCAGAGAGATGTCATCCTTTGCCGCTGCAATTGTTTTTCTATATAATCTAATAAGATTCTCATATGGGTTGAGGCATCATCCGTACCTAGGCTTAACCCATTCAGTGGGAATCACACTTACGAGCCACAATCTGCCCTTTAATCAGGTTAATTACAATAAAAGGATATACCGACGTAGTATACCCAAAACCATTAAGAGGGTTAATGTAAACAACTGCACTATTGATGAATTAAGGGATATACCCTTGCTCACCAAAGAGATTGCTGAGAGAATCATTAAATACAGAAATATCATTGGTCCGGTCACCCGAAAGGCGCTTTTCCAGATTGGATTGACTGCAGGTGAGGTTGATAAACTCGATAGATATATATGTGGACTTGCCAAAAAGTCAGAGAGAAAGACGAATGAGGATGATAGTAAAGCCATTAAATATAAAAGGCTTCAATACAAGAAACGATCTCATCGTCCTTACAACATAGAAACTAGGAAAATGCTATTTCAAATGCTATTGGAATCCGGAATAAGCGCATCCACAGCTCTAAGGATAGCTGAACTCTCCAGAGAAAAGAGGAGAGAAGAGATTATTCTTGAGATAGAGAATATATCTGATCTTTTAATTGAGGAGAAGGATTTAATAATAGAGATATGCAACGATATCTTATATTGA